The genome window ATGTAATTTTTTCTGAAACTTATTGATTCTTTCTTCCACCGAAGGCTTCAAAGCTTTTGCATCTACAGGCGACTTAGCTGTAATTTTAACTCGTCCCAATCCCCGTGAAGTTGCGCCACCTAATCTCAAATCGTCCTGATGATTGTGTATAAAAGTTTGTAGAGTATCTGCTATTTCATTTGCTACTACAATTGCTCCTGTATAGACGACAGGCTTCTCTTTTTTACCCCTACTTTGAGATTCATTCAAAACTTCAATACTGTACAATACTCTTTCTTCAGAAGTGGCTCGTCTTCGATTAATGCCAACTCGCGTTAGCAGACGGGTAGTTGCGGAATGGCTGTAATATTTGCCATTTAATTCGCTGTAAAAACCTTTAAAAACATCGACTCTACCTCCATCCCTAGGGCAGTTTGGATCGTACAAATGACCGAATCCTTCCGCACAGAAGCGATCGATAAGAGTATCAAAAACGCCATTGTTTCCTTTGGACTTAAAACCTGATTTTGTTTTAGAACTAAGAGCAGTAGCGGGTACCACCTTAACTTCTGGTTGGATTCTAGTTTGCTTCTCACCCTCAATTGTTGCAGGATAAGCATTTTGGAAAATAGCTGGATTATCACCCAAAAACAGATCGTGAAAATTGTCGCTAGCAGTAATGGGTGTAGTTGCGCGTTTCAGTATGTAAGCTGCAACTGCCCCTCGAATTACTGTACCAGGAATGTAGGTTTCTGCTTCACTAATTGAGCTGCCGGGCTTCTGTTTGCCGATCGCCAAAGGAGACAATGCTTTAATTTCTAAATTAA of Oscillatoria nigro-viridis PCC 7112 contains these proteins:
- the csx10 gene encoding type III-D CRISPR-associated RAMP protein Csx10; this encodes MKKINLEIKALSPLAIGKQKPGSSISEAETYIPGTVIRGAVAAYILKRATTPITASDNFHDLFLGDNPAIFQNAYPATIEGEKQTRIQPEVKVVPATALSSKTKSGFKSKGNNGVFDTLIDRFCAEGFGHLYDPNCPRDGGRVDVFKGFYSELNGKYYSHSATTRLLTRVGINRRRATSEERVLYSIEVLNESQSRGKKEKPVVYTGAIVVANEIADTLQTFIHNHQDDLRLGGATSRGLGRVKITAKSPVDAKALKPSVEERINKFQKKLHQRWEEWKRIYNHPIEDWLQNRTYFTIDLQSDAILIENWRRTTVISEDMLRQFSGVIDSSLKLHAAYSSYDYLSGWNSAWGLMKDVESIADKGGVYLFSTTQSNLWREKLNDLEIKGVGDRTEEGFGQIQICNEFHLILREEAK